GGATAATTCGCCTTGACGAGGATAATTTACGCCTTCTCCGGAGGCTGCTTCGTTTCCAGTGAGCGCGGCCGCGCGCGCGTCGGACCGCGCGAGGGAATTATTAATCCGCCGTACCGAAGAGTCCGCGTACCGGCTCTTTCTATTCGGCTGCTTTCGGCCCGACTCTATCCTCGCCGAGGATCATCCAAGCATATTCCtcccaatatatttttttatttgacacATTAGAGTGCGAGAGCGCCGACTCGTCACGCACGAAGCAgccgcgagagagagagagaatgtcGGTTTCGGAGAACGCGTTCTCCCGCGAGTAGGTGTAACTAATCTCACCCTACTCGAGCCAAAGTCCCGCATCCTCTCTCGTGTGACTCGCTCGCATAACCGACATTCTCGTATTCAACgcctttatttttcgttttatttcgtcCTGCTCGCGCGCTCGTTTCTTTGTTGGTACATATTACCTGCGTGGAAGATGGCGATCCCCGTGGCGGCTATCCGCGAATAATCGGACGGCGCCAGAGCACCGGCGGACgacaaaaaacattgaaatttccatGCTCGAGGATGACCGGGCCGAACGGAGACTCTCGATCCGCTGACATTTACAAAACAACGCCGCGCGGCGAGCGCGACGACCGCGACGACCGATTCCGAGAATTGTGAAATCTCTTCTGGTCCCTCCGAGACACGCATGCTTGCCGATCGGCACGTCGCGTCATTAGTTCCTCGGAGAAGACTCTTCGCGATTCGTTGCCTCGTGACAATTCGCcgcgactctctctctctctctctctctctccatacATCGCCCCCCGTACGCCATTGCCGCAGTTTCTCTGGATTTCGTACAAAGGCCGATGACGATGAGGAATAcgaaacgacgacgacgacgacgagtgtCAAGGGTGAGCAACAGCGCCCCGAGCGCGCGCATGCACTCGGCGAAGCaaataaaagggaaaaaaggagCTCGAACCGAGCGTTTCTATATACGTGTTCGcctcttcctccctctcttttccGCGGTGCACGCgcgagagaacgagaacgtCTCGTTCCCGCGACGAGATTCTCCGAGTAGCCTCTCCACCTCATTAATCTTCGGGACAACGTCGATTCTACGAAGAAGCTCAAAACGTCcggagaaagagcgagggagaggagCGTCTTTCTCGATGGACGAGAGCGCTGCCGCGCGCGCCCCGAGAAAGACACGTCGTCCACCGCGCGTTAATAAGCAACGAAAACTGGTCGCGTCTTATTGCGACGAATCGCAACGATAACGGGGGCACGAGGAGAGGAGAGCTgacaaaacgaaacgaaataatATCGGTGCGAGGGGCGAGCTCGGCTCGGAACGGACCGCTTTGTCAAGCGAAAGCGCAAGAGAGCGCGAGAGCGAGTCTCGGCGATCGGTGAATAATAGCTGGTAGTTTGTTCTTGTTGCTCCTCTTGTCCGCGACACCGGGGCCTCTCGCGCTGGGCTTTCGAGTCCGGTCCGTCGTGCGCCCCCGCGCGTTTGCCGCGCGCATTCACCCGCCACGAAGCAGCACCAAGGGCGAGAGATAATCCCGTAATCGGGTGCGCGAGCACGAATTTATTCAAGGCGTTGCTCGGTTTCCCGTCGCCCCCGGCCGGCACGGCGTATCCGGTCCCTCGAGCGAGGGACACGCGGCGCACAATGGCCTAACCTCTCGTAAAATCCCAACGCAGCGCGTCTTCGTCGCGCGGCCTCTGATACAATTTACCGATCGTCGTACCTCGTCGCACAAGCGGCGGCCTTTTGGCCCTCCTTCATTTTTCAGACTCTATAGAACTCGGACAATAAAATATGCAACGCGAGGGGGCCCTCTACCGTCGCACTTCCTATATAGTCCAATTTTACACCTCCTCGCGTTTCGCAAGCTTTACCAATGCGCACCAACGCGCGGTTAACAGCAGCGCTTCGTCAGCACCTGCCGTTGCCCGCAGACCCCTGCGCGACTACTTTTTACCGATTCCGTGGGGCGGTAACACGGAAAAGAGTCGAGCGAGATAAGAGGTTCGGCGACGATGCGTACGCGCGCGGCCAGGCTTTTAACAATGCTAAATAATCGAGAAATACAGCGGCGTGGGAAGGCATGCGTGCGCGGGGAGGCGTCGATGCAGCGATAAACGCGTTCGGATCTGGGACATCTATTTATGCTCGGTCCGCTGCAGTCGATCGAGCGTGTCGCAAAGCCATATCGCGGATAACTCGGGAGGCCCCGGGCCCCTCGCGCTCCGCCGCACTCTTAATTCGTAATTGTGAAAATAAGCGCAGGAGAGAAGAGACGCCTCTTATCGCGCGGGCGCGCGAAAACGCATTCGgggaaaaaagttggaaaaatggatgGCGGGGTGAGAGCGCGCGAGTGCTTCGGAAagaattgaacatttttttggcaCAATTGCACACGCGAATCTCGTTCGGTATATTCCCCGACGAGAAATGTATGTCATGTCGCGTAAACACGCCATAATCGTACTATAAATACACGAGGAGAAAGGGGGCACCGCGGGGGAACCGGGCGGCTAAGAGCGTATATGCGGGCGCCGGCGCCAGCGGAACCCGACGCTTCCTCCTCGCCTCCCTTGTCCTCCGCCTCTCGAAAAAACTACTCGCTTTATCCGTTCCACGTGCGTGTTCGGAGCGGTCTATCCTTCTCGGCGCCCCTTCCGCGCGGGGCGCGATCAAAATTCGAACGGTTTTCGCGAATCCGTGGCCGCGCTGCTGCGGAGAGTCGCGAAAATTATATTCTCGCGATCGCCCTCCGCTCGCGGGCAGAAAGCGGACAAGCAGGTACGAGAGGTCACGGAAGACGCGTCTCTTATATTCACCCTCCTCGTCCCATTCTCGATCTTTTGTAACTCTCGCGTCTCTCGCTCGACGCGCTATGCGCTCGCGAAGTACGGCATTATTCTGCCCACGCGAGAGACTGCGTGGGCTTCTGCGAGAAGGTGCGTACGCCGTACAGagattctctttttctcttgtgCACGGTCTCGCGCGCGGCGAGGAGCCGGGAAGCAGGATGAGCGCGGCGGCGGCGACGACATACCCGTGCCCGTACGACGTCGAACCGGTATGCTAAACACCGTAAAGGACCCGCCGACACCTTTCCTCCGCGCGGCATCTcgatctctctcgctcctcggCCCTGCTTCGTACTCGGGAAAAAAGGAGCGAAATGGCAGCGGCTCAAGAGAACCAGAAATAAACGGAACGACGAGAATATACGCACGCGGAACTTGTGTCTGTGAGGAAGAGCGAAGGgaaaaaggaggaggaggaaagagCGAAGCAGCGTGCACGGTACTTGTTTGAACAAGAGGCTCGTTCGAGCAAACCCGAGACTAAACCGATCGCGCGCGGAGGCGAGAAAATGGAAGTActcgagagagggagagagagatgggaGAAGAGAAAAGGGCGACGGGAGACGCCTACGACGCCGGAGAGCGCGAGTGTATACTCGCGAACGCAATTTTATTGCCGCGCTCGCGAGTTCCCGGCTAGGACGATGGGAATGTTGGCGCCGCCGTCGCGCGCTTTCATACCGTAACCAGGCTTCTTCGCCGCGTCTTTCACAATATCTATACCCTCGCCGGCCGAGTGTGCGCAACAAAGATCTCGCTAATACACCCACGActcgaaaaacttttgttttatttaccGAGCGAGGTTGCCCCGCCGCGGAGAAAGGAGCTTCGAGCCTCGAGCAGgaggataaaaaattggtcggtTTAGCGGGATCCCGatcgagattcgagacgaatCCTCGCGGACGCTCTCGACACCCTCGCACCGTTGCTGCCGCCACCGTGGCGATTATACCGGCGGACAACGGGAGATCCTATCTTTCCGGAGAAAGATCGTTcttagagagaaaaagagtttgGTGAGCGGAGAGCTAACGCCGCCGCGCGCGTATACACGGCCAGCGGTCAGATCCCATCGTTCCCAAAATTCCAACTGGCTGCTTTAAAACcccaatttatttattcattcaccCGCGGCTGTCTCTCTTCCTCTAACGCGCCTTCTCTCGCCTGCTTCCACGATCACGCCTCCAATTTTTATATCGTCACCCATTTCGCTTCTGCTTCTCCCCCCCACCCTCCTTCTTCAttcttatttattcatttaccgCGTGAATCTCCGATATAACACTTCGGCTTACAACGCTCTCCCGTATattatcctttttttttcagacccaccataaaaaaactacATTATTCCGTTCCTCGTCTCGCTTTTTTACGGTGCCCCCCTTAAAATTCTCTTTTCCCCGGGCCGCTACGGAAAGCTCGACGAGCACTCTCGTCCTCTCCCCGCACCGCTATTGGGGCGCGGTGATCGATTTATTAATCCAGAAACAGAGAACGCGCACACTTTCCCTCGAGCATCTGGATGTAATACTCGCGCGAGCTTTCCGCGGGCGGAAATTCAGCGCGAGCACACCGTCGCGCAAACCGCGACGGCGCGGAGCATCCCACCGACAAATCCGCGGCTTCCAATATCCTGACGAGCGATTTAAAccgaataacaattttttctccgcTCGCCTGCTAATAAGCAGAGGATCCTCGGGAAGCAGCCAGCCAGCAGCCCGCGCATTGAAGCAACGTCCGGTCGCCGGAGCGCGAGCGCAACAATAACAAGAATATCCGGGGCCCCGCGATTGAAACGAGCTCTGCGGAGCCGCGGGCACGGTTGACCACATCCGCTCGTCGCGCGGCGATCAGGGGATATTCCGTATCCGGCTCGGAAACGATTCTCGTTTTCCCCTATCCGCGATCATAATAATCCAGCGTATGGCCGAGCGCTTTAAAAAAGGGGCAAGAGCGCGGCGGCCATGCACGCAACCATGCAGGGGAGAAAGAATCTCTCGCGGGGAAaagataatatttttcatcggtgcggaaccgtctggaagaaacgAAGCCGGATCTCTCCCGCGCCGTCGCGAGCCTCCGGACGGGCAACTAATACGACCTCGCCGGCCAAATTTATTCCCTCTCGACCCCTCGTCCCTCCTCTCGCGCGTACGCGTTAATAAATCTAAAAATACGTCATCTCCTTATTTATGCAGCGGCCAGTTTATCTTACAAAGATGCCCACGAGCCAAACTGCTGCCAATGTGTTTGGACGTCCGAGCATCAAACTCGACGCGGACATTTCGAATACTCGCATTTCAACGGCTCCGCCGAACCGCGAGCGTCAAAAGGTTGATCGCCACGAAAATTTGCTTTATTTTCAACCACTGCGTGAGATACGACCATTCCCCGGAGACGAACGGCGACGCTGCATTTATACATTAACCGTATTTCGTACGCTTTCGAGCCGGGCGTCCCGGCGTCCCGGCTTCGTTCTATCCCCAAAAGCATGCCCCCTGTCCGTGGAGCTCGATAAATTATCGAGAATCGCGTTCCAGCAATCGATTTTCCCTCGCGGCGATATACCAGCTGCCCAGACTCGTCGCCGATATCGTCTAATATGCCGCggctgataaaaaaattcttcgtctCTCCAATGTAAAACAGCATCAAAGTCATAAAAGAGTGTGTCTTCATCCAATGACTGCTTTATTTAATGTATAACAAGCctacaaaaattgaaattaatcGATACACTGGTAAATATTTTTGTCACCGATTGAGAAAACCCAGTTTGTCAAAACTAACCGAATCGACGCTTCATCGTTCCTCCCGTTACTTCCTTTGGGATTAACGTACTCCCCGAACGTGGCTGCAACTTGATTTATCCTCggcgaattatttttaattctatGAAGAGACGTCAAAATCTCATTCCGTGATTCGAATGAGCAAACGAACGGACGATCCTCCTCGGATggtaaaaacaaaagtagGCAAAACGTATGAAGTAATCGGCTCTTGCCAGCAACCTTGGGGTCGTCTTCTCGGCCTCTCCTCGTAAGACGAACGACGACGGAGTGTCCCGTgggctttgttttttttttttatcgactaaTCGTATACGCACCGCGCCATCGTCAACGTTCCCCGCACGAGCAACAAACGTGGACAAAAACAACTTCCGTAAAGCACAATTACAGTATATTTCACAAATTGTTAAACATTCATACATAATTATACGAATTTTTCGCAAAAGACGCAGGGACATTTGTTTTCCCcgcaaatttttcgtttcagcattatggaaaaaattgatcgagcGAGAGCTGGAgattgagagaaagagagcgagagagagagagagagctcgcGATAAACTGGATCAGTTGGGCAATGCAAATATTCTTGACGAATCTCTGCGGACAGGGACGTTCGACGCGAGTGGCCTGATTCTTGGATTGTTCTGTAGTTTTCGAGGAGCGTTCCTCTCCGTCGTTCGTATGTAATCGGGCAACGCGTCAGTCTTaatctctttctccctcgtcTCCTCTTCTCAATGCCCCGTAATCTCCGCTCTTCGGATCGatctaatgaaaaaaagaatcccGCGTCGTCCGGTGATGCGATCAACGCGTTTCATCTTCCTTCGTCGTAATACGTGTATCCGCGTGTCAACGGAACACCCGCGTATGCACGGACAGGGACGCACTTGCAATTATTTTACCTTCGGAATGTCGATATTTTACTCACTAACGCTTGACTCGCGTGTCAAGGGAATCCGGCCAGTGCGGCAGATAAAAAAGATTCGTCATCACTCCCCAAATTCCATCGAACTGGGCTACGCCATTTCTTCGCTCTTGCTAAAACGTTGAgaatccacaaaaaaaaaacattgtattaaaaaattaaaaaactgaGAAGATTAAACGAAAGTAGACGATACCGAGGATACGAGAGATCGCAACGACGAGTTGTGGTGTGTGCACGGGATTTTCGATGCACGCGCGAGATTGAGTCACTGAgctttccccccccccccccctctctcctCCTTCTTTTAGAGTTTGCTCCTCGTCGATTTTCTCATCGgagttatcgatttttttcccccattttctctattttttattgtaatttcGATTGCAAAATCAGTCAGCAGAAAACGGACAAGAGACGCAAAAGTGGCCGATAGGTTCGTAGACTCGGTGTGCATGTTTGGTCatcgatatttcgtcgggCTGTCTCCCGTGCAATGGGAAAAATTGATTCCTCATTTAGCgctcactatttttttttttccgtctttatatataatgtaatgTACAATACGCAACTACATTATGACAATCGGCATGTAGAACACATTTGCAAACCGCACCAGAGACCTTTCTATAATATTactgtttatatttttccaatagtttttatcgtttttctcgTACACGTTTTGTCGTCGCCCATTTCGTCAAAACGGCCTCGTATCTTTTCCTAatcactttctctctcgcatACACGCATACACGATCATTCACACACTGAGGCGCACACATATGCTCAACGAGGTAATGATATTTCGCCCGGTTTGTTGAATCGGTCAACGCTCTATCGTTATGTTTCGGATTTAGGTACTTTAATACAATGAACTCTTCAAGTTTGTTGTCTTTATCTTCACTTCCATTCGTGGTATCTTTCTCTGTGTAAAAAGTGTAACTATAATgctaatataatataataataataataataataataataatataataataagtTGCACGAAGCAATAGTCCTGTGTGACCGTCCACTCGTGTGCTAGCGGCCACTCTCGCTCTCGCgtctttcattttaatttatgttattttttttgctctgtcGCTtacctctctccctcttctgCCTCCTCATTATTTCACGGTTAACACGGATACTCGtattcaaaatgatttttcctccattttccatattaatttgctcatttcggaaataataaatcgcgCTCTATCGAATAAATCTATCCTCCCCCGGGCCAAGCTAAAACACAAAACCGAGCGCTTAGtcttcgatgttttttcttttagtaTTGTTTTCGTTCGTAATTGTCAACGAATCAAACGAGGTAGCAGAGATCGGATACTCGAATCGCGCCAGCCGGCgcgagtttttcgaaaatttttttcacccgaTCGTCGATCGATAAACGGTCGGCGGGGGGAGGATAGGTTTGATGTTCGCCTTATGAAACATTCACCCCCAATTCCCGTTGTTGCCCATCCTCTCTTTACGTTcattattcaacatttttagcagttgtgtgtgtgtgtgttttaaCTTTATTCTCCTCTCATTTTGTGTATCGATGTTATTATAGCAACTGAGTGTCGACGGGGCGACTGTCGGATTAGCGATTTGCATTTTTCAACTGGTTTGAGAGCCAATCGAGACCCTCGTAGAGACCGTCACCACTCGTGGCGCACGTTGCTTGTATGTACCAATTACGATTGCGTAACGAGTGCAGGCCTAATTTATCGGTTATTTCCGCTGCGTTCATAGCGTTTGGCAGATCCTGAAATGATTAACGACCGATTTTTAATACACACGCGCGTCTACGCCTTTTCAAATgacttttcatttcttctcgTAGCTCAcacatccccccccccccccacccccctacgtcttcttcattttcactTACTTGTTTGTTAGCAAAGATTAGTAGTACCGCGTCTCTGAGCTCGTCCTCTCCCAGCATCCGCATGAGTTCTTCGCGCGCTTCGCCTATGCGTTCTCTGTCGTTACTGTCCACTACGAATATCAGTCCCTGACGGAAACAAACACAAAATTCCAgttatttatatttcatttatcCGTTTTGCTTCGGCTTCTCGCACGATATATAAAAATACGGAGAAAAGCTATATACGTACTTGGGTGTTTTGGAAGTAATGTCGCCACAGGGGCCTGATTTTGTCCTGACCGCCGACGTCCCACACCGTAAAACTAATATTCTTATACTCGACCGTCTCTACATTGAAGCCTGTACGACAGAAATAACGAAACGATTCGTCAACGTCCAGAGGTGAAACTCATGACCGgcgatttgaaatttcaaagatagaaaatttgagtatGCGTGCTTATCGAACTCTCTTACCTATAGTGGGAATTGTCGTGACGATTTCGCCTAATTTTAATTTGTACAGTATTGTGGTTTTACCAGCAGCGTCGAGTCCCACCATCAGGATCCTCATCTCCTTTTTGCCAAAGAGGCCTTTGAATAACGTTGCAAATATATTCCCCATGATCGGAGTTGGTTACGATAACCTGACCAAAAATCAGCAACATCAGAATAAACGTCTCACCTCTACGCGTCACAGTCAAATtattgggagaaaaaaaagcaagaaaACGACAATAATTTATTGATATCGGTGTTAGGAACAATACCGAGGCCTGCTCGTTTTAGATGTGAGCTTTATGCACTTGTGTAACATATTGTAATAAGTTTGGAAAAAGTTAGTGGAGAAGTGTGCAGTTAAAACGAACATacgttttatttataatttgaaaaagaaacaatatttatttgttgtaaaattgtagtttgattatttttggctggtttgaatataaaaaatcgacgaaagaACGTTGCTCCCACGGGACGGAAAGAGTAAAAACGCGAAGTACGAGAAGAGTGCCACGCGCTATTTGTCACGACGAGCTATGCGACGATTCTCCTTAGTTATAACCTGAGTGCTTTGTCACTCCCACGGAGATGGTAGTCGGTGGAGAAAAATTACAAACGTGGCGGCGGACCGCCGCCACCGTCTCCGCCTCAATTGCCCGACAGACTCGCGTCCGACGaaacaaagaaacaaaaacaaaaaaaacgtagaTTATTTTGGCAAGTTCGAGTTGGCCACGCTGGTGGCCCCCGCGCTATCGATTCACCGCCACACTAATTCGTCTTCTTTCTTTCTATATCTATCTGTCcgtctctcgttttctctctctcgctcgccctTGTAATATTACTCGCGTACCCGTACGTTAATTGATCCTTGTCCGATGTCACGACGACGAGACGAAAACGGCGGCTTGTAGTGGCCGAGACGATGACTGTATAAAACCACAATTACGCGAAACTAGTTTTTCACCCGTTGTTGGAATTTCACCCTCTCGATGGAATTATAACACGAAagaatggaaagaaaagagaagaaagcaaaaaaaaacgggcGAGAAGATTACTCGGAAAATGTATGGATATGCGCGCGAGGATAGCACTGATGATGCCACTGCTGCTACACCCGGTTGTCTGTCATCCATACGACCTACTCCCCGAAAGAATGAAAACGTTCCTCAAACTTTGCCAACTCGCGCGATGCCACGACTCTCTTTAGACCCCCTTCAATCACCAATGCTAAAACCTTGCTCCTACTTAAACAACtatctttttcatttacttACGTTTCGGTAAAAGATTATATTTCACGAGAAACGATAAAACATAAAACCAACACTCCCGAAAAGGTCCCGTATGTTAAAATGGCGGACGTGGAAAGGATTCATGCTTGATGCCACGTATAGGGCCCTCGAACGCGTGTTATTGGTTGGAGCGAGTCACGTGACTTGGTTACTCTCGCGGAGGCGTTTGACCCTCGGCGGCGCACGCGTGCCCGTATTACtagttcctttttttctacacCAAACAGCAGTTGGTACCTTTCCCGAGGGCtatttgaattattgaatgaaaaaaatgactatAATTGATCATGATGCCTATATAGCAttgacgttttcgtgtcaaaCACTTCGAACAGTTGCCCACGTGCGGTAAAGActgcttttttaaaaaagtttaaatatcaagtttcgatattttgttaatcatcaattttatcaatctaatttttaaaatactttAAGGCTTCGATTCCCCGATAACCAAATTGCGTTAGAATTGCACAAAGTTTGCGTTCGCAGCGCCACGTGCCGTTCATTTTTGAACGTTAGAAACGCGATGGTTGCCGGACCATATGTCTGCGTTCTTTGCGTTACAACGTGGCGTTAGTGCGTGGCGCATTAATTGCACAAAGATGGCGTTACTCAGAGCGGTCGTTCGAACAGCATTCTAGCGTTAGGTTGTGGCGCAAATCTGGCGTTAGTTTTGACCAGCATTCTAGCATTAGTTTGTGGCGTAAATCTGACGTTACTTTTGACCAGCATTCTAGCGTCAGGTCGTGGCGCAAATCTGGCGTTGtattttaacaacattctAGCGTGAGATTTCATAAATATCTCGGAttcatttttaacaaaaatttaactacTTAAACCTGATAAATTACGAGAATGTGAGGTGAGAAGGAGATAACAATACGCGTTAAATATTGATCTCGGATtcgtttttaacaaaaatttaactacTCAAACCTGATAAATTACGAAATGtgaggagagagggagataacAATACGCATTAAATATTGATCTTGGATtcgtttataataaaaatttaactactGAAATGTGATAAATTACGAGAGTGTGAGGTGAGAAAAGAAGATAACAATAAGCGTTAAATATTGATCTCGGattcgtttttaataaaaatttaactactGAAACGTGATAAATTACAAGAGTGTGAGGTGAGAAGAAGATACCAATACGCGTTAAAGATTGATATAGAAATCTGCGTGtcaaagtattaataaaaaaatttgcaaatgcaTTATTTGCAAATTCATTAGTAGTTTATTTAAAACGACGCCggctgaaattcataaaattgagGAGTGGGGAATTTTTGCTTC
This sequence is a window from Venturia canescens isolate UGA chromosome 8, ASM1945775v1, whole genome shotgun sequence. Protein-coding genes within it:
- the Arf79F gene encoding ADP-ribosylation factor 1, giving the protein MGNIFATLFKGLFGKKEMRILMVGLDAAGKTTILYKLKLGEIVTTIPTIGFNVETVEYKNISFTVWDVGGQDKIRPLWRHYFQNTQGLIFVVDSNDRERIGEAREELMRMLGEDELRDAVLLIFANKQDLPNAMNAAEITDKLGLHSLRNRNWYIQATCATSGDGLYEGLDWLSNQLKNANR